In one Streptomyces sp. T12 genomic region, the following are encoded:
- a CDS encoding UdgX family uracil-DNA binding protein (This protein belongs to the uracil DNA glycosylase superfamily, members of which act in excision repair of DNA. However, it belongs more specifically to UdgX branch, whose founding member was found to bind uracil in DNA (where it does not belong), without cleaving it, appears to promote DNA repair by a pathway involving RecA, rather than base excision.), with protein sequence MVSTKAPEDAYTAEPFLPDRGGLPALRRAAAECRGCPLHRDATQTVFGAGDKTARVMLVGEQPGDQEDRQGKPFVGPAGKLLDRALEEAGIDPADAYVTNAVKHFKFTQAEPRKRRIHKAPTLREMTACGPWLAAELAVVEPELIVLLGASAGKALLGSSFRVGEVRGALLEREIHGRRERVVATVHPSSVLRAQDDADRKAAYEGLVSDLRVAARALS encoded by the coding sequence CGGAACCGTTCCTCCCCGACCGGGGCGGTCTCCCCGCCCTCCGTCGCGCCGCAGCCGAGTGCAGGGGCTGCCCCCTGCACAGGGACGCCACCCAGACCGTCTTCGGCGCCGGAGACAAGACCGCCCGCGTCATGCTCGTGGGCGAACAACCCGGCGACCAAGAGGACCGCCAGGGCAAGCCTTTTGTCGGCCCCGCGGGGAAGCTGCTGGACCGCGCCCTGGAGGAAGCCGGCATCGACCCGGCGGACGCCTACGTCACCAACGCCGTCAAGCACTTCAAGTTCACCCAGGCCGAACCCCGCAAGCGCCGCATCCACAAGGCGCCCACCCTGCGCGAGATGACGGCGTGCGGCCCCTGGCTGGCTGCCGAACTGGCCGTCGTGGAGCCAGAGTTGATCGTGCTCCTGGGTGCGAGCGCGGGCAAGGCGCTGCTCGGTTCGTCGTTCCGGGTCGGCGAGGTGCGCGGTGCGCTGCTGGAGCGGGAGATCCACGGCCGGCGGGAGAGGGTGGTGGCGACGGTGCATCCGTCGTCCGTGCTGCGGGCACAGGACGACGCGGACCGGAAGGCGGCGTACGAGGGGCTGGTCTCGGATCTGAGGGTGGCGGCGCGGGCGCTGTCGTAA
- a CDS encoding GNAT family N-acetyltransferase encodes MSLTFTLDPAVTPALRDGLLDLWADVSNAGGAVGFVPPVTREAIRPELVKHFAAMAEGRTRLLVGHDDAGEVAATAFFTFNTHRLMTHWTWLYTVMVHPRHQGKGYGRDLLTAAEQAARTIDGIEAIRLTCRGGLGLERFYGSCGYKEVGRIPGAIRVAPGDDRDDVIMLLPLG; translated from the coding sequence GTGTCCCTTACTTTTACCCTGGACCCCGCCGTCACTCCCGCCCTGCGTGACGGCCTTCTCGACCTGTGGGCCGACGTCTCCAACGCGGGCGGAGCCGTCGGCTTCGTGCCGCCGGTGACGCGTGAGGCGATACGGCCGGAATTGGTGAAGCACTTCGCGGCGATGGCGGAGGGGCGCACCCGGCTGCTGGTCGGACACGACGACGCGGGCGAGGTGGCCGCGACGGCCTTCTTCACCTTCAACACGCACCGGCTGATGACGCACTGGACCTGGCTGTACACGGTGATGGTGCACCCCCGGCATCAGGGCAAGGGCTACGGCCGCGACCTGCTGACGGCCGCCGAGCAGGCCGCCCGCACCATCGACGGCATCGAGGCGATCCGGCTCACCTGCCGGGGCGGCCTCGGCCTGGAACGCTTCTACGGCTCCTGCGGCTACAAGGAGGTCGGCCGGATCCCGGGCGCCATCAGGGTCGCGCCGGGTGACGACCGAGACGACGTGATCATGCTGCTGCCGCTCGGCTGA
- a CDS encoding DUF4229 domain-containing protein, producing the protein MLRYTLMRLGIFVGCLVVVWGLVYSGLAPRGLGDSNGMWIILLALVISAPISFVVLRKERDRASVRIVQKVDRAKANLEANRSQEDAVLDEAARAQGQASSQA; encoded by the coding sequence ATGCTCCGCTACACACTGATGCGCCTCGGAATCTTCGTGGGCTGCCTCGTGGTCGTCTGGGGTCTCGTCTACTCCGGCCTCGCTCCGCGCGGCCTCGGCGACTCCAACGGCATGTGGATCATCCTGCTCGCCCTGGTGATCTCGGCCCCCATCAGCTTCGTCGTGCTGCGCAAGGAGCGCGACCGCGCCTCCGTGCGGATCGTCCAGAAGGTCGACCGTGCGAAGGCCAACCTGGAGGCCAACCGCAGCCAGGAGGACGCCGTGCTCGACGAGGCGGCTCGGGCGCAGGGCCAGGCTTCTTCCCAGGCCTAG
- a CDS encoding SPFH domain-containing protein, with protein sequence MARARAKQGARRVAEAVASGTDPRTAAQEELQRQIGGRGTRTDGGEGYDAQGQGIDPADFPAAREQGGSTATVMRQKTVPLDEAGEALGRSEQVREGTEMVHAICPMVIPKGRSIFSMLPVLMLFVLSVVGAAIVGASGADVLTNPLFGVHSWLISLLAVAFVWWRQGMVMVPDGCQAMITRFGKLEKVVGPGRIVLLSPWKRVSYIVNTTIEYPFNAPVREAPTKGGVKASIDLFIQFRISDPTEFVYTLGAVRGFEEKLSNAVSETIRTLVYEQEAAGIYDMVGEDTGRLLDLLNQQFRPAVELTNANITHAEPSDQRYRMDLAAPEMVRVAKEAYTHEYALQLRKEQDEGDLTRELASSHETLSAIQADIAQYQAQMDTAVERETNRAQALARQRYVQAESEAKANAALLEAQALDIRAVTAAEAPEILEYRYQQQVLDTLEQVADHLPRLVRIGGTADAGIDFLELARELVGERGTELFTEEDTAAVRARLAQVSERIAAREAEIGALLAADRPTVLQVPDQPESTDSSDSSDSSGSVGSSDVSEEAAQ encoded by the coding sequence GTGGCACGAGCGCGCGCCAAGCAGGGCGCACGACGCGTGGCCGAGGCCGTCGCATCCGGCACCGACCCGCGGACGGCCGCGCAGGAGGAACTGCAGCGGCAGATCGGCGGACGCGGGACACGCACGGACGGCGGCGAGGGCTACGACGCGCAGGGCCAGGGCATCGACCCGGCCGACTTCCCGGCCGCCCGCGAACAGGGTGGCTCCACCGCCACCGTCATGCGCCAGAAGACCGTGCCGCTGGACGAGGCCGGGGAGGCGCTCGGCCGTAGCGAGCAGGTGCGCGAGGGCACCGAGATGGTGCACGCCATCTGCCCGATGGTGATCCCCAAGGGCCGCTCGATCTTCTCCATGCTGCCGGTGCTGATGCTGTTCGTGCTGAGCGTGGTGGGCGCGGCCATCGTGGGGGCGTCCGGTGCCGACGTGCTGACCAACCCGCTGTTCGGCGTGCACTCCTGGCTCATCTCCTTGCTCGCCGTCGCCTTCGTGTGGTGGCGCCAGGGCATGGTCATGGTGCCGGACGGCTGCCAGGCGATGATCACCCGGTTCGGCAAGCTGGAGAAGGTCGTCGGCCCGGGCCGGATCGTGCTGCTGAGCCCGTGGAAGCGGGTGTCGTACATCGTCAACACCACGATCGAGTACCCGTTCAACGCGCCGGTGCGCGAGGCACCGACCAAGGGCGGCGTGAAGGCGTCGATCGACCTGTTCATCCAGTTCCGGATCAGCGACCCGACCGAGTTCGTCTACACGCTGGGCGCGGTCCGCGGCTTCGAGGAGAAGCTGAGCAACGCGGTGAGCGAGACGATCCGCACCCTCGTCTACGAGCAGGAAGCCGCCGGCATCTACGACATGGTCGGCGAGGACACCGGCCGGCTGCTGGACCTGCTCAACCAGCAGTTCCGCCCGGCCGTCGAGCTGACCAACGCCAACATCACCCACGCCGAGCCCTCCGACCAGCGCTACCGCATGGACCTGGCGGCGCCCGAGATGGTGCGGGTGGCCAAGGAGGCGTACACGCACGAGTACGCGCTCCAGCTCCGCAAGGAGCAGGACGAGGGCGACCTCACCCGTGAACTCGCCTCCAGCCACGAGACGCTCTCCGCGATCCAGGCCGACATCGCCCAGTACCAGGCACAGATGGACACCGCCGTGGAGCGCGAGACCAACCGCGCCCAGGCGCTCGCCCGGCAACGCTACGTCCAGGCCGAGTCGGAGGCGAAGGCGAACGCGGCCCTCCTGGAGGCGCAGGCCCTGGACATCCGCGCGGTGACCGCGGCGGAGGCGCCGGAGATCCTGGAGTACCGCTACCAGCAGCAGGTGCTGGACACGCTGGAGCAGGTCGCCGACCATCTGCCGCGGCTGGTGCGCATCGGCGGCACGGCGGACGCGGGCATCGACTTCCTGGAGCTGGCCCGCGAGTTGGTCGGCGAGCGGGGCACGGAACTGTTCACCGAGGAGGACACGGCCGCCGTACGGGCGCGTCTCGCCCAGGTGTCCGAGCGGATCGCCGCGCGCGAGGCGGAGATCGGTGCGCTGCTGGCCGCCGACCGGCCGACGGTGCTGCAAGTACCCGACCAGCCCGAATCGACCGACAGCTCCGACAGCTCCGACAGCTCCGGCAGCGTCGGCAGCTCCGACGTCTCCGAGGAGGCCGCCCAGTGA
- a CDS encoding SPFH domain-containing protein, with product MSTARSSHRRSVISEKVAPWSDIARLLRGGEADTLIPVIIPRHRRRLWWMLPLWLGVYALFMGVMLTLGAADSESTAGDLAYSTLATLSYVGGVVLLLIGALWWWRSSIVEIEQGTNGVLTRYGAVVRTLDAGRHYLWHPWSRVDFVVDTATEIPYSAPVMACPTQENVPLRSIEFFLKFRITDAVLFVRTIGAGNFDLVLSSAVQDAIRQRARKMRTERAYDLRGSDVADMQELLNRQLSGYGVRITGSNIPDVQLPTQYQQHLATRERVAKERTAYEQEWGLIRKRRIDQLGMDIERAKKVRDARIVEVKAALNRAREEVAQLLEEQETNAQRVRFEIETRGRSGLIAAENEARAQRALATAYRDNRAVLQYELACRRLEVGAKLAGKAPQPVVVRTDGTSADTSALSTLLTAQLLPRLTALPSVDGRQWANQLARFQDDGSGEE from the coding sequence GTGAGCACCGCCCGTTCCTCCCACCGCCGGTCGGTCATCTCCGAGAAGGTCGCCCCCTGGAGCGACATCGCGCGACTGCTGCGCGGCGGCGAGGCCGACACCCTGATCCCGGTCATCATCCCCCGCCACCGGCGCCGCCTGTGGTGGATGCTGCCGCTGTGGCTCGGTGTCTACGCCCTGTTCATGGGCGTGATGCTGACGCTGGGCGCGGCGGACTCCGAGTCGACCGCCGGGGACCTCGCCTACAGCACCCTCGCCACCCTCTCCTACGTCGGCGGCGTCGTGCTCCTGCTGATCGGCGCGCTGTGGTGGTGGCGCTCCTCGATCGTCGAGATCGAGCAGGGCACCAACGGCGTGCTGACCCGCTACGGCGCCGTCGTCCGCACCCTGGACGCCGGCCGCCACTACCTGTGGCACCCGTGGTCCCGGGTCGACTTCGTCGTCGACACGGCCACCGAAATCCCGTACTCGGCACCGGTGATGGCCTGCCCCACGCAGGAGAACGTCCCCCTGCGCTCCATCGAGTTCTTCCTGAAGTTCCGCATCACCGACGCCGTGCTGTTCGTCCGCACCATCGGCGCGGGCAACTTCGACCTGGTGCTCTCCAGCGCCGTACAGGACGCGATCCGGCAGCGGGCACGGAAGATGCGCACCGAGCGGGCGTACGACCTGCGCGGCTCGGACGTGGCCGACATGCAGGAGCTGCTCAACCGCCAGCTGTCCGGCTACGGCGTGCGTATCACCGGCTCCAACATCCCCGACGTGCAGCTGCCGACGCAGTACCAGCAGCACCTGGCCACCCGGGAGCGGGTCGCCAAGGAGCGCACGGCGTACGAGCAGGAGTGGGGGCTGATCCGCAAGCGCCGTATCGACCAGCTGGGCATGGACATCGAGCGCGCCAAGAAGGTGCGGGACGCCCGGATCGTCGAGGTCAAGGCCGCGCTGAACCGGGCTCGCGAGGAGGTCGCGCAGCTGCTGGAGGAGCAGGAGACCAACGCCCAGCGTGTGCGGTTCGAGATCGAGACGCGGGGCCGCAGCGGTCTGATCGCAGCCGAGAACGAGGCCCGCGCCCAGCGCGCCCTCGCCACGGCCTACCGCGACAACCGCGCCGTCCTGCAGTACGAACTCGCCTGTCGCCGCCTGGAGGTGGGCGCGAAGCTCGCCGGCAAGGCACCGCAGCCGGTGGTCGTACGGACCGACGGCACGAGCGCCGACACCTCGGCCCTGTCCACCCTCCTCACCGCGCAGCTGCTGCCCCGGCTGACGGCCCTGCCGTCGGTCGACGGGCGGCAGTGGGCCAACCAGTTGGCGCGATTCCAGGACGACGGGAGTGGCGAGGAGTAG
- a CDS encoding TetR/AcrR family transcriptional regulator — translation MGAVKTKRMPRAVREQQMLDAAVRTFGQRGYMAASMDEIAELAGVSKPLVYLYLNSKEDLFTACIRREAAALTEAVRAGVRREAPADRQLWEGLGAFFTHTAQNPDGWSVLHLQARTHGEPFAAEVAAMRAEIVAFVTQLILAAAREAHRDPDLPESEVAGLAEALVGAAESLAAWANATPGVTARQAAATLMNFAWAGLGNLMDGRRWSPPGALHEASG, via the coding sequence ATGGGTGCCGTGAAGACCAAGCGGATGCCGCGGGCCGTCCGTGAGCAGCAGATGCTGGACGCCGCTGTGCGGACCTTCGGCCAGCGTGGGTACATGGCCGCGTCGATGGACGAGATCGCCGAACTCGCGGGCGTCTCCAAGCCGTTGGTGTACCTCTACCTCAACTCGAAGGAAGACCTGTTCACGGCCTGCATCCGGCGCGAGGCGGCCGCGCTCACCGAGGCCGTCCGTGCCGGCGTCCGGCGCGAGGCGCCCGCCGACCGCCAACTCTGGGAAGGCCTCGGCGCGTTCTTCACGCACACCGCGCAGAACCCGGACGGCTGGTCCGTCCTGCACCTCCAGGCCCGCACCCATGGCGAGCCGTTCGCCGCCGAGGTCGCCGCGATGCGCGCGGAGATCGTCGCGTTCGTGACACAGCTGATCCTCGCGGCGGCCCGGGAGGCGCATCGCGACCCCGACCTCCCCGAGAGCGAGGTCGCCGGCCTCGCCGAGGCCCTGGTCGGCGCCGCCGAATCGCTTGCCGCCTGGGCCAACGCCACGCCGGGCGTGACGGCGAGACAGGCGGCGGCCACCTTGATGAACTTCGCGTGGGCGGGCCTCGGCAACCTCATGGACGGCCGGCGCTGGTCACCGCCGGGCGCCCTTCACGAGGCGAGCGGATAG
- a CDS encoding MaoC/PaaZ C-terminal domain-containing protein: MQTTLTSSPALGPLLARGALLSPFKRPRPDADYPRTRLELPGVRIDLTRLAAYERVCGFPTGDDSLPVTYPHVLGFPLAMRLMSGRDFPLPLLGLVHTSIEITRHTALTATGEYELAVYVDELAPHRRGTEAGVVTSVRSGGQVVWESRSTYLARHRTDGRQAAPPVKDVQKDGLKDGLKDVREERKPLPAVDGWRLASDVGRRYGAASGDRNPIHLHPLTARLFGFPRAIVHGMWTVARCLAAHGTPEAVLVRAEFKAPVLLPGTVTYAAQGGRFELRGGGTGVPPLARSRESERVHLAGEVYPLAS; encoded by the coding sequence ATGCAGACCACCCTGACCAGTTCCCCGGCGCTCGGCCCCCTCCTCGCACGGGGCGCGCTCCTGTCCCCCTTCAAGCGGCCCCGCCCGGACGCCGACTACCCGCGCACCCGGCTCGAACTGCCCGGTGTACGCATCGACCTGACGCGGCTCGCCGCATACGAGCGGGTGTGCGGCTTCCCGACCGGCGACGACTCGCTGCCGGTGACGTATCCGCATGTGCTGGGCTTCCCGCTCGCCATGCGGCTGATGAGCGGCCGGGACTTTCCGCTGCCGCTGCTCGGACTCGTCCATACGTCGATCGAGATCACCCGGCACACGGCACTGACGGCCACCGGGGAGTACGAACTCGCCGTGTACGTGGACGAGTTGGCGCCCCATCGACGGGGCACGGAGGCCGGCGTGGTCACCTCGGTGCGGTCGGGCGGGCAGGTCGTGTGGGAGTCCAGGAGCACGTATCTGGCCCGGCACCGCACCGACGGCCGTCAGGCGGCACCGCCGGTGAAGGACGTACAGAAGGACGGGCTGAAGGACGGGCTGAAGGACGTGCGGGAGGAGCGCAAGCCCCTGCCCGCCGTCGACGGATGGCGGCTCGCCTCCGACGTCGGGCGGCGCTACGGTGCCGCTTCCGGCGACCGGAACCCCATCCACCTCCACCCGCTCACCGCCCGCCTGTTCGGCTTCCCCCGGGCCATCGTGCACGGCATGTGGACGGTGGCCCGCTGCCTCGCCGCGCACGGCACACCGGAGGCGGTGCTGGTCCGGGCGGAGTTCAAGGCGCCGGTGCTGCTGCCGGGGACGGTGACGTACGCGGCACAGGGCGGGCGGTTCGAGCTGCGGGGCGGCGGGACGGGGGTGCCCCCGCTCGCGCGAAGCCGGGAGTCGGAGCGCGTCCACCTGGCCGGGGAGGTCTATCCGCTCGCCTCGTGA
- a CDS encoding 3-oxoacyl-ACP reductase, translated as MADRYLSFTGTAPGRFLTRRLGLPQPAPLKRWSPERPALEGDRLLLTAGKSDLELTDAGLDLTASSEKPAALLLDATGVRDVETLAEVHAALHPVVRSVAASGRIVVLGAPLDAADHHQAAAQHALEGFTRSLGKEIGLGRTVNLVRLTDARAAESTLRFLLSPKSAYVSGQVIEVGAYDESGAPADPDRPLPDPGRPLTGRTALVTGGSRGIGEAVAETLARDGARVVVLDVPQAEQDARRVADRLGGTALALDITAPDAGERIAAALPDGLDVLIHNAGITRDRRLVNMPAERWSSVLDINLASVLRTTDALLASGTLRRGGRIVATASIAGLAGNAGQTNYGASKAGIVGLVRSLAPRALAEHGVTLNAVAPGFIETKMTAAVPLFIREAGRRMNSLAQGGLPIDVAETTAWLAHPGSGAVNGQVVRVCGQSLLGA; from the coding sequence ATGGCCGACCGCTATCTGAGCTTCACCGGCACCGCGCCCGGCCGCTTCCTCACCCGCCGTCTGGGGTTGCCACAACCCGCACCGCTGAAACGCTGGTCACCGGAGCGGCCCGCCCTGGAGGGTGACCGGCTGCTCCTCACGGCCGGCAAGTCGGACCTGGAGCTGACGGACGCGGGCCTCGACCTGACGGCCTCCTCCGAGAAGCCCGCCGCCCTTCTCCTGGACGCCACGGGAGTCCGGGACGTCGAGACGCTCGCCGAGGTGCACGCGGCCCTCCACCCCGTCGTACGGTCGGTCGCCGCGAGCGGCCGGATCGTCGTCCTCGGCGCGCCCCTCGACGCCGCCGATCATCACCAGGCCGCCGCCCAGCACGCCCTGGAGGGCTTCACGCGCTCGCTCGGCAAGGAGATCGGGCTGGGCCGGACCGTGAATCTCGTACGGCTGACCGACGCCCGCGCCGCCGAGTCGACCCTGCGTTTCCTCCTCTCCCCCAAGTCGGCGTACGTCAGCGGCCAGGTGATCGAGGTCGGTGCCTACGACGAGAGCGGGGCGCCCGCCGACCCCGACCGCCCCCTCCCTGACCCCGGCCGCCCCCTCACCGGCCGCACCGCCCTCGTCACCGGCGGCTCGCGCGGCATCGGCGAGGCGGTCGCCGAGACGCTGGCCAGGGACGGCGCCCGGGTCGTCGTACTCGACGTACCGCAGGCCGAACAGGACGCGCGGCGCGTGGCCGACCGGCTCGGCGGCACCGCCCTCGCGCTCGACATCACCGCCCCCGACGCGGGCGAGCGCATCGCGGCCGCGCTGCCCGACGGACTGGACGTCCTGATCCACAACGCCGGCATCACACGCGACCGGCGGCTGGTCAACATGCCCGCCGAGCGCTGGAGTTCGGTGCTCGACATCAATCTGGCGAGCGTGCTGCGCACGACGGACGCGCTGCTGGCGAGCGGGACGCTCAGGCGGGGCGGCCGGATCGTGGCGACGGCGTCGATCGCGGGGCTGGCCGGGAACGCCGGACAGACCAACTACGGGGCGAGCAAGGCGGGCATCGTCGGCCTGGTCCGCTCCCTCGCGCCGCGCGCGCTCGCCGAGCACGGGGTGACTCTCAACGCGGTCGCGCCCGGCTTCATCGAGACGAAGATGACCGCCGCGGTTCCGCTGTTCATCCGTGAGGCCGGCCGCCGCATGAACTCCCTCGCGCAAGGGGGGCTGCCCATCGATGTCGCCGAGACCACGGCGTGGCTGGCGCATCCGGGGTCGGGCGCGGTCAACGGGCAGGTCGTCCGGGTGTGCGGCCAGAGCCTGCTGGGGGCCTGA